A stretch of the Leptospiraceae bacterium genome encodes the following:
- a CDS encoding polyphenol oxidase family protein yields the protein MIELEFPAKDNTIIHIKVLGKEELSSFENQNVSPEEISHFYRKTIQKHTGITREKIFLLNQEHGDNYYSTRALKEEGIDRGDGMFSLNTGEALAIKTADCMPIFLFSPSTGLIAALHSGWRGTMAGISEKFLFGEFPDTFPPDLKMYIGPCIRKDSYEIKEDVARYFMGYLGKAMEEKRGSYYLGLDEVLKIRVRKVHAELEILDSEIDTMSNYEYYSHRRNEKGRNLNVIYREAP from the coding sequence ATGATAGAACTAGAATTTCCAGCAAAAGACAACACCATTATTCACATAAAGGTTCTCGGCAAAGAAGAGCTTTCTTCTTTTGAAAACCAGAATGTTTCTCCGGAAGAGATTTCTCATTTCTATAGGAAAACGATTCAGAAACATACCGGCATCACCCGTGAAAAAATTTTTCTTTTGAACCAGGAACATGGAGATAATTATTATTCCACCCGGGCTCTTAAAGAAGAAGGAATAGACCGGGGAGATGGGATGTTTAGCCTGAATACAGGAGAAGCCCTGGCGATTAAAACAGCCGATTGTATGCCCATTTTTCTCTTTTCTCCCTCTACCGGCCTGATTGCAGCCCTACATTCCGGTTGGAGGGGAACTATGGCGGGGATCAGCGAAAAATTTCTATTCGGTGAATTTCCTGATACCTTTCCCCCCGATTTAAAAATGTATATCGGTCCCTGTATCCGAAAAGATAGTTACGAAATTAAGGAAGATGTAGCCCGCTATTTCATGGGTTATCTCGGTAAGGCTATGGAGGAGAAAAGAGGTTCGTATTACCTCGGTCTGGATGAAGTTTTAAAAATTCGAGTAAGGAAGGTTCATGCCGAGCTGGAAATCCTCGATTCTGAAATTGATACCATGAGCAATTATGAATATTACAGCCACAGGAGAAATGAGAAAGGCAGGAATTTGAATGTTATTTATAGAGAAGCACCCTAG
- a CDS encoding acetylornithine transaminase, which produces MTGMKSELDEIKDKTEQYILGNYKRYDLAFEYGVGELLFDTENRQYIDFFCGISVTNLGHGEADIIDALRTQADKLFHTSNLFYSRSTALLAEALVVNSFPSKVFFCNSGTEANEAAFKLARKYGVEKGIERPVVLSLKNGFHGRSFGSMSITGQEKIHKGFGELASGVDYVQPNDETDLHQKFQKYKGRVAAFFMEPIIGEGGIIPIEREFAEVVRNLCKEAGALLVFDEIQTGMGRTGKLFAYEHYGFTPDIMTLAKGLGSGFPIGAVLIADSYAGILGPGAHGSTFGGNPLAAAVAYETLKVILSRDVLKHTAAISDYMFTHLNIMKSKYSIIREVRGVGLHIGLDLSIPSGPVVEDCMKNGLLLNSTANTVIRIMPPLNVSLERVNEALGILEDSISRFQNK; this is translated from the coding sequence ATGACCGGAATGAAATCAGAACTGGATGAGATAAAAGACAAAACAGAACAGTATATCCTTGGAAACTACAAGCGTTACGATCTCGCTTTCGAATATGGCGTAGGAGAGCTTCTTTTTGACACGGAAAACCGGCAGTACATAGATTTTTTCTGCGGGATTTCGGTTACAAATCTCGGCCACGGTGAAGCAGATATCATTGATGCTCTGCGTACACAGGCCGATAAACTTTTTCATACATCCAACCTGTTTTATTCCAGGTCGACAGCCCTTCTGGCTGAGGCTCTGGTGGTGAATTCTTTTCCCTCGAAGGTTTTCTTTTGCAATTCCGGGACTGAAGCCAATGAAGCCGCCTTTAAACTCGCCAGAAAATACGGTGTAGAAAAAGGCATAGAAAGACCCGTGGTACTGAGCTTGAAAAACGGGTTTCATGGTAGAAGTTTTGGGTCTATGTCTATCACAGGTCAGGAAAAAATTCATAAGGGATTTGGAGAGCTGGCCTCCGGTGTTGACTATGTTCAGCCCAATGATGAAACCGATTTGCATCAGAAATTTCAAAAATATAAGGGTCGGGTAGCCGCTTTTTTCATGGAACCGATTATCGGAGAAGGCGGAATCATTCCCATAGAAAGGGAATTTGCTGAAGTTGTGAGAAATCTCTGCAAGGAAGCCGGAGCCTTACTTGTTTTCGATGAAATTCAAACCGGTATGGGCCGGACAGGCAAACTTTTTGCTTACGAACACTATGGTTTTACTCCCGATATTATGACTCTTGCCAAAGGACTGGGTTCTGGTTTTCCGATTGGAGCTGTTTTGATTGCAGATTCTTATGCCGGTATCCTGGGTCCGGGTGCTCATGGTTCGACTTTTGGCGGAAACCCCCTGGCAGCGGCTGTAGCCTACGAGACTTTGAAAGTGATTCTGAGTCGGGATGTTCTCAAGCATACCGCGGCCATTTCAGATTATATGTTTACCCATTTGAATATCATGAAATCCAAGTATTCAATCATTCGGGAAGTTCGGGGAGTAGGTTTGCATATCGGTCTGGATTTAAGCATTCCTTCCGGCCCGGTAGTAGAAGATTGTATGAAAAATGGTTTGCTTTTGAACTCAACAGCAAATACAGTGATCAGAATAATGCCTCCTTTGAATGTTTCCCTCGAAAGAGTCAATGAAGCTCTGGGAATCCTTGAGGATAGCATATCTCGTTTTCAAAATAAATAG
- the leuB gene encoding 3-isopropylmalate dehydrogenase, with translation MKRVAVLPGDGIGPEVMKVTLKILQTVLKSSKEEFHFEEAPVGGAAIDLTGKPLPESTLKLCENSDAILFGSVGGPKWENLPPQIQPERGALLPLRKHFDLFANMRPAIIYPELTNASPIKPSIIGKGIDVLIMRELTSGIYFGQPKGREGSGEEEFGYDTMKYSRREIERIARLAFQAAKKRKNKVTSIDKANVLSTSVFWREVVTALHKAEFPEVELNHMYVDNAAMQLVLKPNQFDVVLCGNMFGDILSDEASIITGSIGMLPSASLSSSGFGLYEPSGGSAPDIAGQGIANPIAQILSAALMLKYSFSLDEECNKIENAVRTVIQKGFRTRDIAEEGSKLVGTEEIASEIEKLL, from the coding sequence ATGAAAAGAGTAGCAGTACTGCCCGGTGATGGTATCGGTCCGGAGGTGATGAAGGTAACTTTAAAAATCCTTCAAACCGTTTTAAAAAGTTCCAAGGAAGAATTCCATTTTGAAGAAGCACCCGTTGGAGGAGCTGCTATTGACCTGACCGGAAAACCGCTGCCGGAAAGTACCCTGAAACTCTGCGAAAATTCCGATGCCATTCTTTTCGGTTCGGTGGGAGGACCCAAATGGGAAAACCTCCCTCCGCAAATTCAACCGGAACGAGGAGCCTTACTTCCTCTGCGAAAACACTTTGACCTTTTTGCTAATATGCGTCCGGCCATTATATACCCGGAACTTACCAATGCTTCACCTATTAAACCTTCCATTATTGGAAAGGGAATCGATGTACTGATTATGCGGGAATTAACCAGCGGAATCTATTTCGGTCAACCAAAAGGTCGAGAAGGTAGCGGAGAGGAAGAATTTGGCTACGACACTATGAAGTATTCCCGGCGCGAAATTGAGAGAATTGCAAGGCTTGCCTTTCAAGCCGCAAAAAAAAGAAAAAATAAAGTTACCAGCATCGATAAAGCCAATGTTCTCAGTACCTCCGTATTCTGGAGAGAAGTGGTTACAGCCCTGCATAAAGCAGAATTTCCGGAAGTAGAACTGAATCACATGTATGTGGATAATGCGGCCATGCAACTCGTTCTGAAACCGAACCAGTTTGATGTAGTACTCTGCGGAAACATGTTCGGAGATATCTTATCTGATGAAGCTTCCATCATCACCGGTTCTATTGGAATGCTGCCATCCGCTTCCCTTTCCTCCTCCGGTTTCGGACTTTATGAACCCTCTGGAGGTTCTGCACCTGATATCGCAGGCCAGGGAATTGCCAATCCAATCGCACAAATTTTAAGTGCAGCACTAATGCTTAAATATTCTTTCTCTCTGGACGAAGAATGTAATAAGATAGAAAATGCAGTTCGTACTGTTATCCAAAAAGGCTTCAGAACCCGTGATATTGCAGAAGAAGGCTCTAAGCTTGTAGGTACTGAAGAAATTGCCAGTGAAATCGAAAAACTGCTCTAA
- a CDS encoding response regulator: MSNPQGISPNGRPYSIIIGEASKFQAKQLQQILESEGYKVLSMAANGKEVMEAYSANKQVDLIIMELNMPVMDGYATFWDLKEASAILPKIFFVTDENTPAVSKNLIENGAVDYMIKPIKREKILERVKEAIDKVNPTFR; this comes from the coding sequence ATGTCAAATCCTCAGGGAATATCACCAAATGGAAGACCCTACTCGATTATTATCGGGGAAGCTTCCAAATTTCAGGCCAAACAGCTACAGCAAATTCTGGAATCAGAAGGCTACAAAGTGCTGTCTATGGCCGCCAATGGAAAAGAAGTGATGGAGGCCTACAGTGCCAACAAACAGGTAGATCTGATTATTATGGAACTCAATATGCCCGTTATGGATGGTTATGCTACCTTCTGGGATCTAAAAGAAGCTTCTGCCATACTCCCGAAAATCTTCTTTGTGACGGATGAAAACACCCCGGCTGTTTCTAAAAACCTGATAGAAAATGGGGCTGTAGATTACATGATAAAACCCATCAAAAGAGAGAAAATTCTGGAAAGGGTGAAGGAAGCCATCGACAAGGTAAACCCTACCTTCCGTTGA
- a CDS encoding patatin-like phospholipase family protein produces MQQLKDKLNGFASRYLYETCLGISGGGCKAIYALGVGFRIRSWGVRIKEISGVSAGSAMAFSILSETEEEVIEYMMALTRRNESNINVSNLLKGERLFPHENIYRRAVRYGLNLDKIRQSETKIHILSVKAVPYKGKFPLFNKAKLISETAQAYLKDDADREKGIAGTRVESIMKKWNMKEVIFTNKDLENPAVIEQIIMNSSTIPPVVSFKGDDRIYYLDGGLTNNLLLECFPRNSKIIGVHYDDTTIFGKDPDILKQCYLIRPSGNIPVKKFDYTDPVGIKEAFEMGKEDAERQKDKILDYCKRRFSIEEIKNSIT; encoded by the coding sequence ATACAACAATTAAAAGATAAACTTAACGGTTTTGCTTCCCGTTATCTCTATGAAACCTGCCTCGGAATTTCAGGTGGAGGTTGTAAGGCCATTTATGCTTTAGGAGTTGGTTTTCGCATTCGTTCATGGGGAGTGCGTATTAAAGAAATTTCCGGTGTAAGTGCCGGGTCTGCCATGGCCTTTTCGATTCTTTCTGAAACAGAAGAAGAAGTCATTGAATACATGATGGCTCTCACCAGGCGAAACGAAAGTAATATTAACGTTTCCAACCTGTTAAAAGGAGAGAGGCTTTTTCCTCACGAAAATATCTACCGCAGGGCCGTTCGTTACGGTTTAAATCTCGACAAGATTCGCCAATCCGAAACGAAAATTCATATTTTAAGTGTTAAAGCAGTTCCCTATAAAGGAAAATTTCCTCTTTTTAATAAGGCCAAGCTTATTTCCGAAACAGCCCAGGCCTATTTGAAGGACGATGCCGATAGAGAAAAAGGTATTGCCGGTACTCGTGTCGAAAGTATTATGAAGAAGTGGAACATGAAAGAGGTAATTTTCACCAATAAAGACCTGGAAAATCCGGCTGTAATCGAACAGATTATTATGAACTCTTCCACCATACCTCCTGTAGTCTCCTTTAAGGGGGATGATAGGATCTACTACCTTGATGGAGGGCTTACCAATAATCTTTTATTAGAATGCTTTCCGCGAAATTCCAAAATCATCGGTGTTCACTACGACGATACAACCATTTTTGGTAAGGATCCGGATATCTTAAAGCAATGCTACCTGATACGTCCCTCCGGCAATATTCCTGTCAAAAAATTTGATTATACCGACCCTGTAGGCATCAAAGAAGCCTTTGAAATGGGAAAAGAAGATGCTGAAAGGCAAAAAGATAAAATTTTAGATTACTGTAAAAGACGTTTTTCTATCGAAGAAATAAAAAATAGTATAACATGA